The Mercurialis annua linkage group LG2, ddMerAnnu1.2, whole genome shotgun sequence genome contains a region encoding:
- the LOC126667636 gene encoding BTB/POZ domain and ankyrin repeat-containing protein NPR1-like → MKWVFELVSHRDESSSYSTEASSNSQTSVNLTDDTQQQSDDQESDQLPSRKRESDQLEDALSATYDPNLLHHQIHLSLGNAEQADRGDPLYGEASLSREMVGHYLNMKLLYLKNREKLGKRFFAPCSEVLNRIMDGDGLPELAYIENGTEEERHKKKQRYMELQDLLSNEDNQESERSNNSSSSCSSSISSESIDVIRSKGVCVDEDCSHVACRPAVHFMMEVLYASCVFQVPELVTLYQRRLIDILDKVAVDDVLTVLSIADICGKACERLLTRSIEIIVKSDADVVTLDKALSQHIVKQITDSRLELGLNTPESTSYPDKHVKRILRALDADDVELVRMLLKGAHTNLDDAHALHYAVAYCDAKTTAELLDLGIANVNSRNSRGYSVLHVAAMRKEPKIIVSLLTKGARPSDLTSDGRKALQILKQLTRAVDYYKSIEEGKASPKERLCIEILEQAERRDPLLGEASLSLAMAGDDLRMKLLYLENRVGLAKLIFPMEAKVAMDIAHVDGTYEFTLTNVRSKISAGVQRITVDLNEAPFFIQEEHLKRMRALSKTVELGKRFFPRCSEVLNRIIDEDLSQLGYIENDTEEERYTKKQRYMELQNLLSNAFNEDKQEFDSRELCILLSKGYDIPLDQTQPACSTTS, encoded by the exons ATGAAGTGGGTGTTTGAACTAGTTTCACATCGAGATGAATCCTCTTCCTACTCTACAGAAGCCTCCTCAAACTCTCAAACATCCGTCAATTTAACTGACGATACCCAACAACAAAGCGATGATCAAGAATCTGATCAGCTACCCTCAAGAAAAAGAGAATCCGATCAGCTTGAAGATGCTTTATCAGCCACGTATGATCCTAATCTCCTGCACCACCAAATCCATCTCTCCTTAGGAAACGCTGAGCAAGCAGACAGAGGAGATCCATTGTATGGAGAGGCTTCTCTTTCTCGTGAAATGGTTGGTCATTACCTGAACATGAAATTATTATACCTGAAGAATAGAG AGAAACTAGGGAAACGGTTTTTCGCTCCGTGCTCAGAGGTACTGAATAGGATAATGGACGGGGATGGATTACCAGAGCTGGCGTATATAGAAAATGGTACTGAAGAAGAACGACACAAGAAGAAACAAAGATATATGGAACTTCAAGACCTTCTAAGTAATGAGGATAATCAAGAGTCTGAAAGGTCCaacaattcttcttcttcttgttcttcttctATTTCTTCTGAATCAATAGATGTGATTCGATCCAAAGGTGTTTGTGTCGATGAAGATTGCTCCCACGTTGCCTGTAGACCCGCTGTTCATTTCATGATGGAGGTGCTTTATGCATCTTGTGTATTTCAGGTGCCTGAGTTAGTGACTCTTTATCAG AGGCGCCTTATAGACATTCTTGACAAGGTTGCAGTTGATGACGTATTGACAGTTCTATCGATTGCAGATATCTGTGGTAAAGCTTGCGAAAGATTGTTGACTAGAAGTATTGAGATAATTGTGAAATCCGATGCCGATGTTGTAACTCTTGATAAGGCCTTGTCCCAACATATTGTAAAGCAAATAACTGATTCTCGCCTAGAACTCGGCTTAAATACACCTGAAAGTACTAGTTATCCTGATAAACACGTAAAGAGAATTCTTCGAGCCTTGGACGCGGATGATGTTGAATTAGTTAGAATGCTGCTGAAAGGAGCGCATACTAATCTGGATGATGCACACGCACTCCATTATGCTGTTGCATACTGTGACGCAAAGACTACAGCAGAGCTTCTTGATCTTGGAATTGCTAATGTTAACAGTAGAAACTCAAGGGGCTACTCTGTGCTTCATGTGGCTGCAATGAGGAAAGAGCCTAAGATTATAGTCTCTCTCTTGACAAAGGGAGCTCGGCCATCGGATCTCACTTCAGATGGTAGAAAAGCACTTCAAATTTTAAAGCAGCTTACTAGAGCTGTTGACTACTATAAGTCTATTGAGGAAGGAAAAGCTTCTCCTAAAGAAAGATTATGCATCGAGATACTGGAGCAAGCAGAAAGAAGAGATCCGTTGCTCGGAGAGGCTTCTCTTTCTCTTGCAATGGCTGGTGATGACCTGAGGATGAAATTACTATACCTTGAAAATAGAG TTGGACTGGCAAAACTTATATTTCCCATGGAAGCAAAAGTTGCAATGGATATTGCTCATGTGGATGGCACATATGAATTCACACTAACAAATGTCAGGTCTAAGATCTCTGCCGGCGTGCAGAGGATTACTGTGGACTTGAATGAGGCACCTTTTTTTATTCAAGAGGAGCATTTGAAGAGGATGAGAGCACTCTCGAAAACCG TGGAACTAGGGAAACGGTTTTTCCCTCGGTGCTCGGAGGTACTGAATAGGATCATAGATGAAGATCTATCGCAGCTGGGGTATATAGAAAATGATACTGAAGAAGAACGATACACGAAGAAACAAAGATACATGGAACTTCAAAATCTTCTAAGTAACGCATTTAATGAGGATAAACAAGAGTTCGATAG TCGTGAACTATGTATTCTACTGTCAAAAGGCTATGATATACCATTGGATCAAACACAACCAGCTTGCTCAACGACCTCATGA